A portion of the Blastopirellula sediminis genome contains these proteins:
- a CDS encoding ABC transporter permease, whose protein sequence is MIEDSNQPNSGRLNLASESGEEFTKADEVNGLVYFTPPSGWGVLGLQEIYNFRELIWTLAARDLKVRYRQTAIGVIWAILQPLAMMTIFTVMFRLMGRVPVEEGVPYVVAVLCGLLPWQLFASTLNSASGSLVEHQNLIAKVYFPRAVLPIASMAGGIVDFTIGFSLLALAMMWYGVAPTWAMLLIPAFILLTLVASLAAGLWLSALNAIYRDIGYVVPFVLQVGFFLSPVVYETDALIPPEYRLIYSLNPMVGVIDGLRWAALGHTPPAIGSMLVSLGCLLLVLLGGMAYFRQVERHLADRI, encoded by the coding sequence GAGGCTGAATCTGGCGTCCGAGTCTGGGGAGGAATTCACCAAAGCCGATGAAGTGAATGGGCTGGTATACTTCACCCCGCCGAGCGGATGGGGGGTGTTGGGGCTGCAAGAGATCTACAATTTTCGCGAGCTGATCTGGACGCTGGCCGCTCGCGATCTCAAGGTGCGCTACCGGCAGACCGCCATCGGCGTGATTTGGGCGATTCTACAACCACTGGCGATGATGACCATCTTTACGGTCATGTTTCGACTCATGGGACGTGTCCCAGTGGAGGAGGGCGTTCCTTATGTGGTCGCCGTACTCTGCGGTTTGTTGCCTTGGCAATTGTTTGCGTCAACGCTGAACAGCGCCAGCGGCAGTCTCGTCGAACACCAGAATCTGATTGCAAAAGTCTACTTTCCCCGCGCCGTTTTACCGATCGCGTCGATGGCAGGCGGAATCGTCGATTTTACCATTGGCTTTAGTCTGTTGGCTTTGGCGATGATGTGGTACGGCGTCGCACCTACGTGGGCGATGTTGTTGATTCCAGCGTTCATTCTGCTGACGCTGGTCGCTTCGCTAGCCGCCGGACTTTGGCTATCCGCACTCAATGCGATTTACCGAGACATTGGCTACGTCGTTCCGTTCGTCTTGCAGGTCGGATTTTTTCTAAGTCCGGTCGTCTATGAAACGGACGCGTTGATCCCGCCGGAGTATCGCTTGATCTACTCTCTGAATCCGATGGTGGGCGTGATCGACGGCTTACGTTGGGCGGCGCTCGGCCATACGCCTCCGGCGATTGGATCAATGCTCGTGTCGCTGGGTTGTCTGCTGCTGGTGCTGTTGGGCGGCATGGCCTATTTCCGTCAAGTGGAGCGGCATCTCGCCGATCGGATCTAA
- a CDS encoding ABC transporter ATP-binding protein codes for MSHIAIRVENIGKRYRRGSAAPYQRFSEMLQRVPAAVLDAARGAFQAKSQTDDQSEFWALKDVSFDVKEGEVLGVIGRNGAGKSTLLKILSRITEPTTGRFGVRGRLASLLEVGTGFHPELTGRENIYLSGAILGMSRAEIKRRFDEIVAFAEIDEALDTPVKRYSSGMYVRLGFAIAAHLQPEILIVDEVLAVGDAAFQKKCLGKMGEVANSGRTVLFVSHNMTAVERLCTSAVYLEHGEIHSAGDVADVLKRYLNGTDACEESRGKFDAWGNDRVKLHGARAYRNCGDDHSQRLTVADEITLEFDVSLSSENVVLTPSLIVNTSDAYPAFNVTPADNHLGTLTPLQSGRQFIRCRIPENLLNNGEYSATLYIIRDGSQPEFMFDQAIRFEVDEHPQKKLSWFGKRVGATRPLLNWEISVVEQDLSVVGNG; via the coding sequence ATGAGCCATATCGCCATCCGAGTTGAAAACATCGGCAAACGCTATCGTCGCGGCTCCGCCGCTCCGTACCAGCGTTTCTCGGAAATGCTGCAGCGCGTTCCCGCAGCCGTGCTAGACGCCGCGCGAGGAGCGTTTCAGGCCAAGTCGCAAACGGACGACCAAAGCGAATTCTGGGCGCTGAAAGACGTTTCCTTCGACGTGAAAGAGGGAGAAGTGCTAGGCGTCATTGGGCGTAATGGCGCTGGCAAAAGCACGCTACTCAAGATCCTCTCTCGCATTACGGAACCAACTACCGGCCGCTTCGGCGTCCGGGGCCGTCTGGCCAGTCTGCTTGAAGTCGGAACCGGCTTCCACCCGGAACTTACTGGGCGCGAAAACATCTACCTAAGCGGCGCGATCCTTGGCATGAGCCGCGCCGAGATAAAACGCCGCTTCGACGAGATCGTCGCCTTCGCCGAGATCGATGAAGCCCTCGACACTCCGGTCAAACGCTATTCGAGCGGCATGTATGTCCGCTTAGGCTTCGCCATCGCAGCACATCTGCAACCTGAGATTCTGATCGTCGACGAAGTCCTCGCGGTCGGAGATGCGGCGTTTCAGAAGAAGTGCTTAGGGAAGATGGGAGAGGTTGCCAACTCGGGACGGACGGTGTTGTTTGTTAGTCACAACATGACGGCGGTTGAGCGACTTTGTACGTCGGCGGTCTACTTGGAGCACGGAGAAATCCATTCGGCCGGCGATGTCGCCGATGTGCTTAAGCGGTACCTAAATGGGACAGACGCGTGTGAAGAGTCGCGTGGCAAGTTTGATGCATGGGGAAATGATCGCGTCAAACTTCACGGCGCAAGAGCCTACCGAAACTGTGGCGACGACCATTCGCAACGGCTCACGGTTGCAGACGAGATTACGTTGGAGTTTGACGTCAGCCTGTCGTCGGAGAACGTCGTCTTAACGCCAAGTCTAATTGTCAATACTTCTGACGCTTATCCGGCGTTTAACGTAACGCCGGCCGACAATCACCTCGGAACGCTTACACCGCTGCAAAGCGGTCGCCAGTTTATCCGCTGTCGCATTCCCGAGAATCTGCTCAATAACGGGGAATATAGCGCTACGCTCTATATCATCCGGGACGGTAGTCAGCCGGAATTCATGTTCGATCAAGCGATCCGATTTGAGGTAGACGAACACCCGCAAAAAAAGCTGAGTTGGTTCGGAAAACGCGTCGGCGCGACCAGGCCCCTTTTGAATTGGGAAATCTCCGTGGTGGAGCAGGACCTAAGTGTTGTTGGAAATGGATGA
- a CDS encoding class I SAM-dependent methyltransferase, which yields MKLHIGCGTIRFDGWVNIDALPTEAADVVLDVTHGIPAPDNSCKYVYNEHFLEHISVEDAVRLIAEVHRILQPGGVLRIAMPSIEVCVARYMRENWKEDEAIIRNGLTWLETKAEMLNVAFRNWGHQWLYDEEELRRRLLEGGFQDIAFFPAGDSGHEELRGRESRQESLLVCEATKR from the coding sequence TTGAAGCTTCACATCGGCTGCGGCACGATCCGTTTTGACGGTTGGGTAAACATCGACGCGCTCCCGACGGAAGCCGCCGACGTGGTTCTGGATGTGACGCACGGGATCCCGGCCCCCGATAATTCCTGCAAGTACGTCTATAACGAGCACTTTCTAGAACACATTTCGGTTGAAGACGCTGTACGCCTGATTGCGGAAGTTCACCGAATCTTGCAGCCTGGCGGGGTTCTTCGAATCGCGATGCCGTCGATTGAAGTATGCGTCGCACGATATATGCGAGAGAACTGGAAAGAAGACGAAGCGATCATCCGGAACGGACTGACTTGGTTAGAGACGAAGGCGGAAATGCTCAACGTCGCATTCCGGAACTGGGGGCATCAATGGCTCTACGACGAAGAAGAATTGCGTCGACGCTTGCTAGAGGGCGGTTTCCAGGACATTGCGTTTTTTCCGGCTGGCGATAGCGGCCATGAGGAACTGCGTGGAAGGGAATCGCGGCAAGAGTCGTTACTCGTTTGTGAGGCGACCAAACGATGA